From a region of the Hyalangium minutum genome:
- the surE gene encoding 5'/3'-nucleotidase SurE yields the protein MTQARRPRILVSNDDGYFSDGLKALVEAVSPLGEVWVVAPDREQSAASHAISLHRPLRIKEIRERWFAVDGTPADSAYLAINHLLKDDRPQLMVSGINHGANLADDVTYSGTVAAAMEGALLGVPSIAFSLASHAPFDFKPAARFARAIVAEALSRTLPPRMLLNVNIPGGVEPEGYVVTRLGRHSYGYAVTENVDPRGKKYYWIGGSEYEHEDIPGSDCNAVHLDKRVSVTPLHLDLTDHSRLSDLAGWTIEGFRRSGSGG from the coding sequence GTGACCCAGGCCCGACGCCCTCGCATCCTGGTCTCCAATGATGATGGGTACTTCTCGGACGGGCTGAAGGCGCTGGTCGAGGCCGTCAGCCCGCTCGGGGAGGTGTGGGTGGTGGCGCCGGACCGCGAGCAGAGCGCGGCCTCGCACGCCATCTCCCTGCACCGCCCCCTGCGCATCAAGGAGATCCGCGAGCGCTGGTTTGCCGTGGATGGCACCCCTGCGGACAGCGCTTATCTGGCGATCAACCACCTCCTCAAGGATGATCGCCCCCAGCTCATGGTGTCTGGGATCAATCACGGCGCGAATCTGGCGGACGACGTCACCTACTCGGGGACCGTCGCCGCCGCCATGGAGGGGGCCCTGCTTGGGGTGCCCTCCATCGCGTTCAGCCTCGCCTCCCACGCGCCGTTCGACTTCAAACCCGCGGCCCGGTTCGCCCGTGCGATCGTGGCCGAGGCCCTGTCGCGGACGCTGCCTCCGCGGATGCTGTTGAACGTGAACATCCCCGGCGGCGTGGAGCCGGAGGGCTACGTCGTCACCCGGCTCGGGCGGCACAGCTACGGCTATGCCGTGACCGAGAACGTCGATCCGCGGGGCAAGAAGTACTACTGGATCGGCGGCAGCGAGTACGAGCACGAGGACATCCCCGGCAGCGACTGCAACGCCGTCCACCTGGACAAGCGCGTCTCCGTCACGCCGCTGCACCTCGATTTGACCGATCACAGCCGGCTCTCCGATCTCGCGGGGTGGACGATCGAGGGCTTCCGGCGCTCCGGGTCGGGTGGGTGA
- the eno gene encoding phosphopyruvate hydratase, which translates to MTEIAQVLAREVLDSRGNPTVEAEVHLSGGGRGRAAVPSGASTGEHEVLELRDGDKNRYLGKGVKKAVANVMETIAPEIMGMDALDQVSVDLRMRELDGTANKGKLGANAILAVSMAVARAAADAVGLPLYRYVGGLQARTLPVPLMNILNGGAHADTRVDVQEFMVVPAGASSFAEGLRWGAEVFHALKKILKARKFATGVGDEGGYAPDLPANEEALKLIMEAISSAGFKAGEQMYLAMDVAASEFFDKGSKKYKLKGEGKEFDSAGMIEYYRGLTERYPIVSIEDGMAEDDWEGWKKLTETLGQKIQLVGDDLFVTNVERLSRGIQTGTANSILVKVNQIGSLTETFDAVRMAHRAGYTSIMSHRSGETEDTTIADLAVALDCGQIKTGSASRSDRVAKYNQLLRIEQELGPAARYAGRTAIKGTLQK; encoded by the coding sequence ATGACCGAGATTGCTCAAGTTCTGGCGCGTGAAGTGCTCGACTCCCGTGGCAACCCGACTGTGGAGGCCGAGGTTCATCTGTCTGGCGGGGGCCGCGGCCGTGCGGCCGTGCCCTCTGGTGCCTCCACGGGAGAGCACGAGGTGCTCGAGCTCCGGGACGGTGACAAGAACCGCTACCTGGGCAAGGGTGTGAAGAAGGCCGTGGCGAACGTCATGGAGACGATCGCCCCCGAGATCATGGGCATGGATGCCCTGGATCAGGTGTCCGTGGACCTGCGGATGCGCGAGCTGGACGGCACCGCCAACAAGGGCAAGCTGGGCGCCAACGCCATCCTCGCCGTCTCCATGGCGGTGGCCCGCGCGGCCGCGGACGCCGTGGGCTTGCCGCTGTACCGCTACGTGGGCGGCCTGCAGGCGCGCACCCTGCCGGTGCCGCTGATGAACATCCTCAACGGCGGCGCGCACGCGGACACCCGCGTGGACGTGCAGGAGTTCATGGTGGTGCCCGCGGGCGCCAGCTCGTTCGCCGAGGGCCTGCGCTGGGGCGCCGAGGTGTTCCACGCGCTGAAGAAGATCCTCAAGGCCCGCAAGTTCGCCACTGGCGTGGGCGACGAGGGCGGCTACGCCCCGGACCTGCCCGCCAACGAGGAGGCCCTCAAGCTCATCATGGAGGCCATCAGCTCCGCAGGCTTCAAGGCGGGTGAGCAGATGTACCTGGCGATGGATGTCGCGGCGAGCGAGTTTTTCGACAAGGGCAGCAAGAAGTACAAGCTCAAGGGCGAGGGCAAGGAGTTCGATTCGGCCGGGATGATCGAGTACTACCGCGGCCTCACCGAGCGCTACCCGATCGTCTCCATCGAGGACGGCATGGCCGAGGACGACTGGGAGGGCTGGAAGAAGCTCACCGAGACGTTGGGCCAGAAGATCCAGCTGGTGGGCGATGACCTCTTCGTCACCAACGTGGAGCGCCTCAGCCGCGGCATCCAGACGGGGACCGCCAACTCCATCCTCGTGAAGGTGAACCAGATCGGCTCGCTCACGGAGACGTTCGACGCCGTGCGCATGGCCCACCGCGCCGGGTACACCTCCATCATGAGCCACCGCTCGGGCGAGACCGAGGACACCACCATCGCGGACCTCGCGGTGGCGCTCGACTGCGGGCAGATCAAGACGGGCTCGGCCTCGCGCTCGGACCGCGTGGCCAAGTACAACCAGCTGCTGCGCATCGAGCAGGAACTGGGGCCTGCGGCGCGCTACGCCGGCCGCACCGCCATCAAGGGCACCCTGCAGAAGTGA
- a CDS encoding ADP-ribosylglycohydrolase family protein, whose protein sequence is MPPPPRRPPPKQKGPDPLPGQRSRGALLGLAVGDALGAPMRGRNLLAPLFPQLADGMRRMPMGGKFKSRIPQDPMTANYEDFPEGIPENGELPPPVVELRKGQVTDETHMACCIAWSLKEVKSYNASDVVRRYRAWKPVAFDMSDPMREVLNEMDAGMPALTSGRRVWIRGFRRSCTNSSLARTAPIGVFFAKDDAARLQASFDDSALTHYDPRCQLACVALNEAIARAITGGDKLQPSDLLIAAQKGLSIGAAALARSLSDYVEEVSFAKSLLWADLEAAQQQNPMLYGPELHLHRHHGHVRIAFRLAFWELLHAPSLEAALVDVANRGADADAHGAITGALLGAFYGESAIPAEWKQLVLESMNTVRGPLWNLYHPRHLLALVQD, encoded by the coding sequence ATGCCTCCCCCGCCGCGCCGACCACCTCCGAAACAGAAGGGTCCGGATCCCCTCCCGGGCCAGCGGAGCCGAGGTGCGCTGCTGGGCCTGGCCGTAGGGGACGCGCTCGGGGCGCCCATGCGAGGCCGCAACCTCCTGGCCCCCCTCTTCCCCCAGCTGGCGGACGGCATGCGCCGCATGCCCATGGGCGGCAAGTTCAAGTCCCGGATCCCCCAGGATCCCATGACGGCCAACTACGAGGACTTCCCCGAGGGGATCCCCGAAAACGGCGAGCTGCCTCCTCCGGTGGTGGAGCTGCGCAAGGGCCAGGTGACGGACGAGACGCACATGGCGTGCTGCATTGCCTGGAGCCTGAAAGAGGTGAAGAGCTACAACGCCTCGGACGTCGTCCGCCGCTACCGCGCCTGGAAGCCCGTCGCCTTCGACATGAGCGATCCGATGCGCGAGGTGCTCAACGAGATGGACGCAGGCATGCCCGCGCTCACCTCGGGGCGTCGCGTGTGGATCCGAGGCTTCCGCCGCTCCTGCACCAACAGCAGCCTGGCGCGCACGGCCCCCATCGGCGTCTTCTTCGCCAAGGATGATGCGGCCCGCCTTCAGGCCTCGTTCGACGACTCCGCCCTCACCCACTACGATCCGCGCTGCCAGCTCGCCTGCGTGGCCCTGAACGAGGCCATCGCCAGGGCCATCACCGGCGGCGACAAGCTCCAGCCCTCGGACCTCCTCATCGCCGCGCAGAAGGGGCTCTCCATTGGCGCGGCGGCGCTGGCCCGCTCGCTGTCCGACTACGTGGAAGAGGTGTCGTTCGCCAAGTCCCTGCTCTGGGCGGACCTGGAGGCAGCGCAGCAACAGAACCCCATGCTCTACGGACCGGAGCTGCACCTGCACCGCCACCACGGCCACGTGCGCATCGCCTTCCGGCTGGCCTTCTGGGAGCTGCTGCACGCCCCCAGCCTCGAGGCCGCGCTGGTGGACGTGGCGAACCGGGGGGCGGACGCAGACGCGCACGGCGCCATCACCGGCGCGCTCCTGGGCGCCTTCTACGGAGAGAGCGCCATCCCCGCCGAGTGGAAGCAGCTCGTCCTCGAGTCCATGAACACCGTGCGCGGGCCGCTGTGGAACCTCTACCACCCGCGGCACTTGCTCGCCCTCGTGCAGGACTGA